One region of Colius striatus isolate bColStr4 chromosome 4, bColStr4.1.hap1, whole genome shotgun sequence genomic DNA includes:
- the METTL4 gene encoding N(6)-adenine-specific methyltransferase METTL4 isoform X1, which translates to MSVVHRLAAGWLVDHLSFINQCGYEICDPFAYPGGVTLNTSVTSAGRFRATSATSSSGDGPIPDPEIVVEAQSKTAKPRYMFREEFFDILKPHIAAAPEDQLWQGCPGMNLTEIKVNNSTEEHQEGTTSGIGVSVVSARKKRKRKCVFNQGELDALEYHSNVRKLIWEGTLHLVQEGLKSGFLRCRAAEPSCRKNVIPRHIVCGLAELCEMAKQFPAVNESDHQAVYVLGDETSIPEQDLLSCVTENSSNSAKIVVLMGQKYLVPPKSSFLLSDISCLQPLLNYKKKYDVIVIDPPWENKSVKRSNRYSHLSSWQIKQIPVPALAAPNCLVVTWVTNRQKHLRFVKDELYPHWSVKTLAEWHWVKITRDGEFVLPLDSLHKKPYEVLVLGRVQGDIKEASRKSEEILPVPEHKLIVSIPCSLHSHKPPLAAVLAEFIKPDVECLELFARNLQPGWTSWGNEVLKFQHIDYFTLLQNKD; encoded by the exons ATGTCTGTAGTACATCGTCTGGCAGCAGGGTGGCTTGTGGATCATCTGTCTTTCATCAACCAGTGTGGCTATGAGATCTGTGACCCCTTTGCATACCCTGGTGGTGTCACTCTCAATACTTCTGTCACATCTGCTGGACGTTTCCGTGCTACATCTGCCACCTCCTCGTCAGGAGATGGTCCCATTCCTGATCCTGAAATTGTGGTAGAAGCACAAAGTAAAACAGCAAAACCACGATACATGTTTCGGGAGGAGTTTTTCGATATTCTTAAGCCCCACATagctgcagctcctgaggaCCAGCTGTGGCAGGGGTGCCCTGGGATGAATCTCACAGAAATAAAGGTCAACAACAGCACAGAGGAACACCAAGAAGGAACTACAAGTGGCATTGGAGTTTCTGTTGTTAGTGCTAGGAAG AAACGTAAAAGGAAATGTGTTTTCAACCAAGGTGAGCTGGATGCTTTAGAATACCATTCAAAT GTCAGGAAGCTCATTTGGGAAGGCACTTTGCATTTAGTCCAAGAAGGTCTCAAAAGTGGTTTTCTtcgctgcagagctgcagaaccCAGTTGCAGGAAGAATGTTATTCCCAGACACATTGTCTGTGGGTTGGCTGAATTATGTGAAATGGCAAAGCAATTTCCAGCTGTGAATGAAAGCGACCATCAAGCTGTATATGTGTTAGGTGACGAAACCTCcattccagagcaggacctgcTTTCGTGTGTTACAGAAAACAGCTCGAACTCTGCGAAGATAGTTGTGTTAATGGGGCAGAAGTACTTGGTGCCACCGAAAAGCAGTTTCCTTTTATCTGATATTTCATGTTTACAGCCTCTACTGAACT ACAAGAAAAAATACGATGTAATTGTGATTGATCCACCGTGGGAGAACAAGTCTGTTAAAAGGAGTAACAG ATACAGTCACTTGTCTTCATGGCAAATCAAGCAGATTCCTGTACCAGCACTAGCTGCTCCAAATTGTCTAGTAGTCACGTGGGTGACTAACAGACAGAAGCACTTACGTTTTGTTAAGGATGAACTGTATCCTCATTGGTCTGTGAAAACACTTGCTGAGTGGCACTGGGTAAAA ATTACTAGAGATGGAGAATTTGTATTGCCTTTGGATTCTTTACACAAAAAGCCTTATGAAGTTCTCGTATTGGGGAGAGTTCAAGGAGACATAAAGGAAGCCTCAAG GAAAtctgaagagatacttccagtTCCAGAACATAAGTTAATTGTCAGCATACCCTGCAGTCTGCATTCACATAAACCCCCTCTTGCTG cGGTTCTGGCAGAATTTATCAAGCCAGATGTGGAATGCTTGGAGTTGTTTGCTCGCAACCTACAGCCTGGCTGGACCAGCTGGGGAAATGAGGTTTTGAAGTTTCAGCACATTGACTATTTCACTCTTCTGCAGAATAAAGACTGA
- the METTL4 gene encoding N(6)-adenine-specific methyltransferase METTL4 isoform X2, with translation MSVVHRLAAGWLVDHLSFINQCGYEICDPFAYPGGVTLNTSVTSAGRFRATSATSSSGDGPIPDPEIVVEAQSKTAKPRYMFREEFFDILKPHIAAAPEDQLWQGCPGMNLTEIKVNNSTEEHQEGTTSGIGVSVVSARKKRKRKCVFNQGELDALEYHSNVRKLIWEGTLHLVQEGLKSGFLRCRAAEPSCRKNVIPRHIVCGLAELCEMAKQFPAVNESDHQAVYVLGDETSIPEQDLLSCVTENSSNSAKIVVLMGQKYLVPPKSSFLLSDISCLQPLLNYKKKYDVIVIDPPWENKSVKRSNRYSHLSSWQIKQIPVPALAAPNCLVVTWVTNRQKHLRFVKDELYPHWSVKTLAEWHWVKITRDGEFVLPLDSLHKKPYEVLVLGRVQGDIKEASRKSEEILPVPEHKLIVSIPCSLHSHKPPLAGAIYKYCL, from the exons ATGTCTGTAGTACATCGTCTGGCAGCAGGGTGGCTTGTGGATCATCTGTCTTTCATCAACCAGTGTGGCTATGAGATCTGTGACCCCTTTGCATACCCTGGTGGTGTCACTCTCAATACTTCTGTCACATCTGCTGGACGTTTCCGTGCTACATCTGCCACCTCCTCGTCAGGAGATGGTCCCATTCCTGATCCTGAAATTGTGGTAGAAGCACAAAGTAAAACAGCAAAACCACGATACATGTTTCGGGAGGAGTTTTTCGATATTCTTAAGCCCCACATagctgcagctcctgaggaCCAGCTGTGGCAGGGGTGCCCTGGGATGAATCTCACAGAAATAAAGGTCAACAACAGCACAGAGGAACACCAAGAAGGAACTACAAGTGGCATTGGAGTTTCTGTTGTTAGTGCTAGGAAG AAACGTAAAAGGAAATGTGTTTTCAACCAAGGTGAGCTGGATGCTTTAGAATACCATTCAAAT GTCAGGAAGCTCATTTGGGAAGGCACTTTGCATTTAGTCCAAGAAGGTCTCAAAAGTGGTTTTCTtcgctgcagagctgcagaaccCAGTTGCAGGAAGAATGTTATTCCCAGACACATTGTCTGTGGGTTGGCTGAATTATGTGAAATGGCAAAGCAATTTCCAGCTGTGAATGAAAGCGACCATCAAGCTGTATATGTGTTAGGTGACGAAACCTCcattccagagcaggacctgcTTTCGTGTGTTACAGAAAACAGCTCGAACTCTGCGAAGATAGTTGTGTTAATGGGGCAGAAGTACTTGGTGCCACCGAAAAGCAGTTTCCTTTTATCTGATATTTCATGTTTACAGCCTCTACTGAACT ACAAGAAAAAATACGATGTAATTGTGATTGATCCACCGTGGGAGAACAAGTCTGTTAAAAGGAGTAACAG ATACAGTCACTTGTCTTCATGGCAAATCAAGCAGATTCCTGTACCAGCACTAGCTGCTCCAAATTGTCTAGTAGTCACGTGGGTGACTAACAGACAGAAGCACTTACGTTTTGTTAAGGATGAACTGTATCCTCATTGGTCTGTGAAAACACTTGCTGAGTGGCACTGGGTAAAA ATTACTAGAGATGGAGAATTTGTATTGCCTTTGGATTCTTTACACAAAAAGCCTTATGAAGTTCTCGTATTGGGGAGAGTTCAAGGAGACATAAAGGAAGCCTCAAG GAAAtctgaagagatacttccagtTCCAGAACATAAGTTAATTGTCAGCATACCCTGCAGTCTGCATTCACATAAACCCCCTCTTGCTG GAGCAATTTATAAATACTGTTTGTAA
- the METTL4 gene encoding N(6)-adenine-specific methyltransferase METTL4 isoform X3: MSVVHRLAAGWLVDHLSFINQCGYEICDPFAYPGGVTLNTSVTSAGRFRATSATSSSGDGPIPDPEIVVEAQSKTAKPRYMFREEFFDILKPHIAAAPEDQLWQGCPGMNLTEIKVNNSTEEHQEGTTSGIGVSVVSARKKRKRKCVFNQGELDALEYHSNVRKLIWEGTLHLVQEGLKSGFLRCRAAEPSCRKNVIPRHIVCGLAELCEMAKQFPAVNESDHQAVYVLGDETSIPEQDLLSCVTENSSNSAKIVVLMGQKYLVPPKSSFLLSDISCLQPLLNYKKKYDVIVIDPPWENKSVKRSNRYSHLSSWQIKQIPVPALAAPNCLVVTWVTNRQKHLRFVKDELYPHWSVKTLAEWHWVKITRDGEFVLPLDSLHKKPYEVLVLGRVQGDIKEASRKSEEILPVPEHKLIVSIPCSLHSHKPPLAGSL, from the exons ATGTCTGTAGTACATCGTCTGGCAGCAGGGTGGCTTGTGGATCATCTGTCTTTCATCAACCAGTGTGGCTATGAGATCTGTGACCCCTTTGCATACCCTGGTGGTGTCACTCTCAATACTTCTGTCACATCTGCTGGACGTTTCCGTGCTACATCTGCCACCTCCTCGTCAGGAGATGGTCCCATTCCTGATCCTGAAATTGTGGTAGAAGCACAAAGTAAAACAGCAAAACCACGATACATGTTTCGGGAGGAGTTTTTCGATATTCTTAAGCCCCACATagctgcagctcctgaggaCCAGCTGTGGCAGGGGTGCCCTGGGATGAATCTCACAGAAATAAAGGTCAACAACAGCACAGAGGAACACCAAGAAGGAACTACAAGTGGCATTGGAGTTTCTGTTGTTAGTGCTAGGAAG AAACGTAAAAGGAAATGTGTTTTCAACCAAGGTGAGCTGGATGCTTTAGAATACCATTCAAAT GTCAGGAAGCTCATTTGGGAAGGCACTTTGCATTTAGTCCAAGAAGGTCTCAAAAGTGGTTTTCTtcgctgcagagctgcagaaccCAGTTGCAGGAAGAATGTTATTCCCAGACACATTGTCTGTGGGTTGGCTGAATTATGTGAAATGGCAAAGCAATTTCCAGCTGTGAATGAAAGCGACCATCAAGCTGTATATGTGTTAGGTGACGAAACCTCcattccagagcaggacctgcTTTCGTGTGTTACAGAAAACAGCTCGAACTCTGCGAAGATAGTTGTGTTAATGGGGCAGAAGTACTTGGTGCCACCGAAAAGCAGTTTCCTTTTATCTGATATTTCATGTTTACAGCCTCTACTGAACT ACAAGAAAAAATACGATGTAATTGTGATTGATCCACCGTGGGAGAACAAGTCTGTTAAAAGGAGTAACAG ATACAGTCACTTGTCTTCATGGCAAATCAAGCAGATTCCTGTACCAGCACTAGCTGCTCCAAATTGTCTAGTAGTCACGTGGGTGACTAACAGACAGAAGCACTTACGTTTTGTTAAGGATGAACTGTATCCTCATTGGTCTGTGAAAACACTTGCTGAGTGGCACTGGGTAAAA ATTACTAGAGATGGAGAATTTGTATTGCCTTTGGATTCTTTACACAAAAAGCCTTATGAAGTTCTCGTATTGGGGAGAGTTCAAGGAGACATAAAGGAAGCCTCAAG GAAAtctgaagagatacttccagtTCCAGAACATAAGTTAATTGTCAGCATACCCTGCAGTCTGCATTCACATAAACCCCCTCTTGCTG GGAGTCTGTGA
- the NDC80 gene encoding kinetochore protein NDC80 homolog: MRRSSSIAGSSGRQSLMPLRVQDNNKMGLQTPQMKDKGTFGKLSMSKPTPGTSERKVSFFGKRASGAGGSRNSQYGVFGTEKIKDPRPLHDKAFIQQCIKQLSEFLNENGYAHNVSMKSLQSPSVKDFLKIFTFIYEFLCPSYELPDSKFEEEIPRVFKELGYPFALSKSSMYTVGAPHTWPQIVTALIWLIDCVKLYAAMRENAPSFDDGQNWGGETDDGIVHNKLFMDYSVKCYDLFMKGRDTFEEMDAEVQSKLKDLFNIDEFPIEGLAADNKRLQEEIARLEKEKESEPDRRVTLRNLKSSLQADVQKYQAYLDNLESHVAILDQKIEGVNEEVETAGMEVEALKQENARLQHIFDNQKYSVADIERINHERNELQQTINKLTKEVEAEEHQLWNEELKYARNKEAIEMQLAEYHKLARKLKLIPVSAENSKGHDFEIQFNPEAGPNCLVKYRTQIKAPLMEIINQTEEEIRKATQRKMTLEDTLEQANVMVVDKQSSVKTLKEEAEKLDDLYHQKLKEAEEEEQKFANELELLEKHKQLLESGINEGLSEATNELHDLQRQYQVVMQTTTEESRRAGDNLNRLLEVIATHVVSIEKYLDEQNAKIDRDYEEFMSEDLLSALTGILESYKKKAESL, from the exons ATGAGGCGAAGCTCAAGTATTGCCGGAAGCAGTGGTCGGCAATCGCTGATGCCACTGAGAGTGCAGGACAACAACAAGATGGGTCTTCAAACACCTCAGAT GAAGGACAAAGGTACGTTTGGGAAGCTGAGCATGAGCAAACCTACACCTGGAACTTCGGAAAGAAAAGTCAGCTTTTTTGGGAAGAG AGCTAGCGGGGCTGGAGGTTCACGCAACAGTCAGTATGGTGTGTTTGGTactgaaaagataaaagatCCCAGGCCACTTCATGACAAGGCATTCATCCAACAATGTATCAAGCAGCTTTCTGAG tttcttaaTGAGAATGGTTATGCTCATAATGTTTCCATGAAGTCACTACAGTCTCCATCTGTTaaggactttttaaaaatcttcacttttatCTATGAATTCCTCTGCCCTTCTTATGAACTGCCTGACTCAAAATTTGAAGAGGAAATTCCCAGAGTTTTTAAGGAGCTTGG gTACCCCTTTGCATTGTCAAAAAGTTCCATGTACACAGTAGGAGCACCACACACATGGCCTCAGATTGTGACAGCTTTGATTTGGTTAATTGATTGTGTCAAG TTGTATGCTGCCATGAGGGAAAATGCACCGTCATTTGATGATGGACAGAACTGGGGAGGAGAGACAGATGATGGAATTGTACATAATAAG CTTTTCATGGACTACTCTGTGAAGTGCTATGATCTTTTCATGAAAGGGAGAGATACTTTTGAAGAAATGGATGCAGAAGTGCAATCAAAATTAA AGGATTTGTTTAATATAGATGAATTCCCGATAGAAGGTTTAGCAGCTGACAACAAAAGACTTCAGGAAGAGATTGCAagactagaaaaagaaaaggaaagtgagCCG GATCGTAGAGTAACACTACGAAACCTGAAATCGTCTCTTCAAGCAGATGTCCAGAAATACCAGGCTTACTTGGATAATCTGGAATCTCATGTAGCCATCCTTGATCAAAAAATTGAAGGTGTTAATGAGGAAGTTGAGACAGCAG GAATGGAAGTAGAAGCACTGAAGCAAGAGAATGCCCGGCTGCAGCACATCTTTGATAACCAAAAGTACTCAGTTGCGGATATTGAGAGAATAAATCATGAGAGAAATGAGTTGCAGCAAACCATTAACAAGCTGACTAAGGAGGTGGAAGCAGAGGAACATCAGCTGTGGAATGAAGAGTTAAAATATGCTAGGAATAAAGAGGCG ATTGAAATGCAACTGGCAGAGTATCATAAACTGGCTCGAAAGCTGAAATTAATTCCAGTAAGTGCTGAGAATTCCAAAGGCCATGACTTCGAGATCCAATTTAATCCTGAGGCAGGTCCAAATTGCCTAGTCAAATACAGAACTCAGATCAAG GCTCCCCTTATGGAGATCATTAACCAGACTGAGGAAGAAATTAGGAAAGCTACTCAACGGAAAATGACTTTGGAAGATACTTTGGAACAG GCGAATGTAATGGTAGTAGACAAGCAAAGCAGtgtgaaaacactgaaagaagaaGCTGAAAAGCTGGATGACCTTTACCATCAGAAGCTTAAG gaggcagaagaggaagagcAAAAATTTGCAAATGAACTGGAATTGCTAGAGAAGCATAAACAATTACTTGAGAGTGGTATCAACGAAGGTCTCAGTGAAGCCACAAATGAATTGCATGATCTTCAACGACA GTATCAAGTTGTTATGCAGACAACAACAGAAGAGAGCAGGAGAGCTGGTGATAACCTGAATCGTCTTTTAGAAGTGATTGCTACTCATGTAGTATCTATTGAG AAATATCTTGATGAACAGAATGCAAAAATTGACAGAGATTATGAAGAGTTCATGTCTGAAGATCTATTGTCAGCCTTGACTGGAATTCTAGAGAGTTATAAAAAGAAGGCTGAAAGTCTGTAA
- the METTL4 gene encoding N(6)-adenine-specific methyltransferase METTL4 isoform X4, giving the protein MSVVHRLAAGWLVDHLSFINQCGYEICDPFAYPGGVTLNTSVTSAGRFRATSATSSSGDGPIPDPEIVVEAQSKTAKPRYMFREEFFDILKPHIAAAPEDQLWQGCPGMNLTEIKVNNSTEEHQEGTTSGIGVSVVSARKKRKRKCVFNQENSSNSAKIVVLMGQKYLVPPKSSFLLSDISCLQPLLNYKKKYDVIVIDPPWENKSVKRSNRYSHLSSWQIKQIPVPALAAPNCLVVTWVTNRQKHLRFVKDELYPHWSVKTLAEWHWVKITRDGEFVLPLDSLHKKPYEVLVLGRVQGDIKEASRKSEEILPVPEHKLIVSIPCSLHSHKPPLAAVLAEFIKPDVECLELFARNLQPGWTSWGNEVLKFQHIDYFTLLQNKD; this is encoded by the exons ATGTCTGTAGTACATCGTCTGGCAGCAGGGTGGCTTGTGGATCATCTGTCTTTCATCAACCAGTGTGGCTATGAGATCTGTGACCCCTTTGCATACCCTGGTGGTGTCACTCTCAATACTTCTGTCACATCTGCTGGACGTTTCCGTGCTACATCTGCCACCTCCTCGTCAGGAGATGGTCCCATTCCTGATCCTGAAATTGTGGTAGAAGCACAAAGTAAAACAGCAAAACCACGATACATGTTTCGGGAGGAGTTTTTCGATATTCTTAAGCCCCACATagctgcagctcctgaggaCCAGCTGTGGCAGGGGTGCCCTGGGATGAATCTCACAGAAATAAAGGTCAACAACAGCACAGAGGAACACCAAGAAGGAACTACAAGTGGCATTGGAGTTTCTGTTGTTAGTGCTAGGAAG AAACGTAAAAGGAAATGTGTTTTCAACCAAG AAAACAGCTCGAACTCTGCGAAGATAGTTGTGTTAATGGGGCAGAAGTACTTGGTGCCACCGAAAAGCAGTTTCCTTTTATCTGATATTTCATGTTTACAGCCTCTACTGAACT ACAAGAAAAAATACGATGTAATTGTGATTGATCCACCGTGGGAGAACAAGTCTGTTAAAAGGAGTAACAG ATACAGTCACTTGTCTTCATGGCAAATCAAGCAGATTCCTGTACCAGCACTAGCTGCTCCAAATTGTCTAGTAGTCACGTGGGTGACTAACAGACAGAAGCACTTACGTTTTGTTAAGGATGAACTGTATCCTCATTGGTCTGTGAAAACACTTGCTGAGTGGCACTGGGTAAAA ATTACTAGAGATGGAGAATTTGTATTGCCTTTGGATTCTTTACACAAAAAGCCTTATGAAGTTCTCGTATTGGGGAGAGTTCAAGGAGACATAAAGGAAGCCTCAAG GAAAtctgaagagatacttccagtTCCAGAACATAAGTTAATTGTCAGCATACCCTGCAGTCTGCATTCACATAAACCCCCTCTTGCTG cGGTTCTGGCAGAATTTATCAAGCCAGATGTGGAATGCTTGGAGTTGTTTGCTCGCAACCTACAGCCTGGCTGGACCAGCTGGGGAAATGAGGTTTTGAAGTTTCAGCACATTGACTATTTCACTCTTCTGCAGAATAAAGACTGA